A region of the Canis lupus dingo isolate Sandy chromosome 8, ASM325472v2, whole genome shotgun sequence genome:
GCTGGCAGAGGGCCGAGACACCATGAGAGGGCTCCTctttctgcttgtgctctgggcagggctggctcccaCCCAGGGTTCTCAAGGCCGTCCCTCATGGCGCTACGTCTCCTCTGAGGTGGTCATTCCCAGGAAGGAGCTGCACCGCGGCAAAGGCGTCCAGATGCCAGGCTGGCTCTCCTACAGCCTGCACTTTGGGGGCAAGAGGCACGTTATCCACATGCGGCGCAAGAAACTCTTCTGGTCCAGACATCTGCTGGTGATGACTCAGGATGACCAAGGTGCCTTGCAGATGGACTACCCCTTCATCCCTCCTGACTGTTACTACCTCGGCTACCTGGAGGAGATTCCTCTTTCCATGGTCACCCTGGACACGTGCTATGGGGGACTGGAAGGTATCATGAAGTTGGATGACCTTGcctatgagatcaagcccctcagcAGTTCCCAAAGATTTGAACACATTGTTTCTCAGATAGTGGCAGACAGCATTGCAACAGTCCCTACCTATAAACTGGGACTGAAGGAGGATAGAGACCTCCTATTCTCTCAAGCAAATGCCAGTGTAGTTACGCGGCTCTCAAGTAAGATGTATTCATCTCATCATGGTTATGTGAAATCGCTTGCCTTAAGTTCACACTCAATGTATAGTGTGTTCAACAACGTGTCTAAATGTGCCCAATTTCTAATATCGGTATTTAATTTGATTGACACATTCTTTTTAGGACTTGATATAAATTACTACGTTGcattcattattatatataatcaaCGAGATCCAAATGTCCTTAACAATTATCACCCGACAGATAGTCCATATGGTCGATATTATGTCTACAACTTGTATGCACTTCTTGCACCACATTCATCCATAATTATGATTAAAAATGTGCCACAGGATGCTGAATTTGAACCTGTCGCATATGCAATTTGCAATCGTGGTAACCTCATCATGCTAGGATATCTAGGCAGACAGTATTTAATATTGGCTATTGTAGGAGCACAAAAGGTCGCGAGAAGTTTTGGTGTATACTATGACGATCCTTATTGTTCCTGCCAGAGAAGGTCCCAGTGCATTATGAACAACTATTTTGCTCTGACAGACTCTTTCAGTAACTGTTCCTTCATGCATATGCAGCACATACTGGGTGGTGGCGTAGCTCAATGTATTTACAGCTCTGAAATGGTGTATTTTAATAGAAGCTTGACTCGGGAGCATTGTGGCAACTACAGAGTGGATCCCCTTGAACAGTGTGACTGTGGCTCCTTCAAACAGTGTTATAGCAATCTCTGCTGTCATAATGATTGTACCTTCACTACTGGAAGCATATGTAATACAGGCAGATGCTGCACAAACTGCACCTATTCCCCTGCTGGGACACTCTGCAGACCAATCCAAACTGTGTGTGATCTTCCGGAGTACTGCCGAGGAGGGTCCTTGACATGCCCTGATGATTTCTATATGCAAGATGGAACCCCGTGCACTGAAGTGGGCTACTGTTATCATGGAAACTGTACTGATCGCTCTGTGCACTGCAAAGAAATCTTTGGTAAAAATGCTGTGAATGGTGCAGATGTATGCTATACCATAAATAGAAGAGGTGATAGATATGGACACTGCAGAAGAAATGAGAGGTTAATGGCCAGTACGGCTTGTAATCTAGAAGACATTCAGTGTGGAAGACTGCAGTGTAGCAATGTCACTCATCTCCCTCGGTTGCAAGAACATGTGGGATTCCATCAGTCTAAGATATCAGGGGTCTGGTGTTTTGGGCTGGATTCACATCGTGGCACAGGAACAAATGATGTTGGTCATGTGCGATCTGGTACTCCCTGTGCTCATGGAAAGTTCTGTCAAAATACCTACTGCAATGGCACTATAGCTCAGCTGAATTATGACTGCATCCCTGAAAAATGCAGTTACAGGggcatttgcaacaacaacaGGAACTGTCATTGCCACATAGGCTGGGATCCTCCA
Encoded here:
- the LOC125755525 gene encoding disintegrin and metalloproteinase domain-containing protein 21-like: MVFHSYLVKLAVSPNMPRKEKGVVSTESDIGCAQNGPGSLRQSSVLSDPLNLAVRRVLLLSTSLPDVPEKGVRLAEGRDTMRGLLFLLVLWAGLAPTQGSQGRPSWRYVSSEVVIPRKELHRGKGVQMPGWLSYSLHFGGKRHVIHMRRKKLFWSRHLLVMTQDDQGALQMDYPFIPPDCYYLGYLEEIPLSMVTLDTCYGGLEGIMKLDDLAYEIKPLSSSQRFEHIVSQIVADSIATVPTYKLGLKEDRDLLFSQANASVVTRLSSKMYSSHHGYVKSLALSSHSMYSVFNNVSKCAQFLISVFNLIDTFFLGLDINYYVAFIIIYNQRDPNVLNNYHPTDSPYGRYYVYNLYALLAPHSSIIMIKNVPQDAEFEPVAYAICNRGNLIMLGYLGRQYLILAIVGAQKVARSFGVYYDDPYCSCQRRSQCIMNNYFALTDSFSNCSFMHMQHILGGGVAQCIYSSEMVYFNRSLTREHCGNYRVDPLEQCDCGSFKQCYSNLCCHNDCTFTTGSICNTGRCCTNCTYSPAGTLCRPIQTVCDLPEYCRGGSLTCPDDFYMQDGTPCTEVGYCYHGNCTDRSVHCKEIFGKNAVNGADVCYTINRRGDRYGHCRRNERLMASTACNLEDIQCGRLQCSNVTHLPRLQEHVGFHQSKISGVWCFGLDSHRGTGTNDVGHVRSGTPCAHGKFCQNTYCNGTIAQLNYDCIPEKCSYRGICNNNRNCHCHIGWDPPRCVDRGAGGSTDSGPPPRRMRAVRQSHESVIYLRVVFARIYALIAALLFGVATNVRTIKTVVVKEQIVHEGNP